A region of Staphylococcus sp. IVB6181 DNA encodes the following proteins:
- a CDS encoding amino acid permease produces MANNLQRELSNRHIQLIAIGGAIGTGLFLGAGQTIAMTGPSILLTYIIIGLMLFMFMRGLGEILISNTNFKSFADVTNEYIGPFAGFVTGWTYWLCWIITGMAEVTAVAKYVSFWWPQIPNWVSALFCVIILMAFNLLSAKIFGELEFWFAIIKVTTIIVLIVVGLGMIFVAYETKFGHANVANLYNHGIFPKGISGFFMSFQMAVFSFVGIELIGVTAGETKAPEKTIPKAINSVPARILIFYVGALAVIMSIIPWYKVDPSDSPFVRLFALVGIPFAAGIINFVVLTAAASSCNSGIFSNSRMLFGLSRQEQAPPIFHKTNRNGVPHIAIIVSCALLLVAALLNYIVPDATLVFTYVTTVSTVLFLVVWSLITIAYIKYHRREPKNHKNAIYKLPGGKYSGYAILIFFIFVFGLLFVNPVTRTAIFLSPIWFIMLGLMYWRYTQQLKKHQS; encoded by the coding sequence ATGGCAAACAATTTACAAAGAGAACTGAGCAATCGTCACATTCAGTTGATTGCGATTGGTGGCGCGATCGGTACTGGATTGTTCCTGGGGGCAGGACAGACGATAGCGATGACAGGACCTTCCATCTTATTAACCTACATCATTATCGGTTTGATGTTATTTATGTTCATGAGGGGCTTAGGTGAAATTCTGATTTCAAATACTAACTTCAAGTCTTTCGCCGATGTAACAAATGAGTACATAGGACCTTTTGCAGGGTTCGTAACCGGCTGGACATATTGGTTATGTTGGATTATTACAGGGATGGCAGAAGTTACAGCAGTCGCAAAATATGTCAGCTTCTGGTGGCCGCAGATTCCTAACTGGGTCAGCGCTCTGTTTTGTGTCATTATCTTAATGGCCTTCAACTTATTAAGTGCGAAAATTTTCGGGGAATTAGAGTTCTGGTTTGCGATCATCAAAGTGACAACTATCATCGTTTTAATTGTCGTTGGTCTTGGCATGATTTTCGTAGCGTATGAAACGAAATTCGGTCATGCAAATGTGGCTAACCTTTATAATCACGGTATTTTCCCTAAAGGTATTTCAGGTTTCTTCATGTCATTCCAAATGGCAGTGTTCTCATTCGTTGGGATCGAATTAATCGGTGTAACAGCGGGTGAAACTAAAGCCCCTGAAAAAACGATTCCGAAAGCAATCAACAGTGTACCTGCACGTATCTTGATTTTCTACGTTGGTGCACTTGCAGTGATTATGTCTATTATTCCTTGGTATAAAGTCGACCCGTCAGATAGTCCGTTCGTTCGATTATTCGCATTGGTCGGAATACCATTTGCGGCTGGTATCATCAACTTTGTGGTATTAACAGCAGCTGCTTCATCTTGTAATAGCGGTATTTTCTCAAACAGCCGTATGTTATTCGGATTATCAAGACAAGAACAAGCACCGCCTATTTTCCATAAAACAAATAGAAACGGTGTACCGCACATTGCGATTATCGTCTCATGTGCCCTATTACTTGTCGCAGCTTTATTAAACTATATTGTTCCGGATGCTACTTTAGTATTTACTTACGTAACAACAGTATCAACAGTATTATTCTTAGTCGTTTGGTCATTAATTACAATCGCGTATATTAAATACCATAGACGCGAACCTAAAAACCATAAAAATGCAATTTATAAATTGCCGGGCGGTAAGTATTCTGGTTATGCAATTTTAATCTTCTTCATCTTTGTATTCGGATTATTATTTGTTAACCCTGTCACAAGAACAGCGATTTTCTTATCACCGATTTGGTTTATCATGTTAGGTTTAATGTACTGGAGATACACACAACAACTTAAGAAACATCAATCATAA